In the genome of Atribacterota bacterium, the window TAATTACTATATTATTTAAACATTTGTCTCAGTCTCGAAGCTCTTTCTTTTATTGATTGATTATGCTCCTCTTCAGAAATATCAGGATCTCTCAGATTGATATACCTTTTACAGGGAAGTTCAGGACAATAACCACAGTGAGAATATCCCCTTTCAATAACCGCACATTGATACAGAGGGCAAATTTTATCTAGAAAAGCTTCTTGTGCCCAGAAAGTTGATCCTCTAACAGCTTGACAGCCTTTGCAATGGTTATTGAAATATTCACATTGGTCACATAATAATCCGCAAACAGATAAAACTTGAGTCATCTTAGCACCTCCTTAAAAGATAATTGTCAATTTTTACATCTGTCTATTTAAATAATTTTCTTGTATAGTATTAAATCTTTTGACATGTTTTCATTAACCAGGATCGCTGTCCATTTCATAATATTGTTATTTTTCAATTATAGACCCCTCAATGATACTATGGTAATCCAGTAGTTATCATTAAAATACTTGATAAAATCATACCAATACCGAAAATATAATCAACTATAATCAGGTTTCTACGCGATTCCGGGGAAATCGGTTTTTTAAGCAAAAAATAAATTGCCAAGAAAAAAGTATAGGCAAAAAAATAATAAAATAGCCCTAATACTATAATAGTCTGCTCTTAATATCTGTTTCAAGAAGAATAGGCTAAGAAAACTGATAATTAATCCTAGAACTGGATAAAACAATATATGATCAAAATTAATGGGCTCGTGAATCTCTTTAACAAATACCTCATTGTTCAA includes:
- a CDS encoding DUF3795 domain-containing protein, whose translation is MTQVLSVCGLLCDQCEYFNNHCKGCQAVRGSTFWAQEAFLDKICPLYQCAVIERGYSHCGYCPELPCKRYINLRDPDISEEEHNQSIKERASRLRQMFK